From Gemmatimonadaceae bacterium, the proteins below share one genomic window:
- a CDS encoding FecR domain-containing protein, translating into MSATFAPIDAATITALNGGSEQALETIYRSNYDWLLARALERLKGEDAAAPRLLIATLREFWAERDGFHNSGEIEAFFNEEMRHRARATRARMAAVHRFEKAEGVQASAHAAPSADAIWRDLVAELHKPQVDAATAAKRRREHSSHGVAEHINTVAKRGNWKTPVIIAVVAAVMALGGAYWFGMASRASVINQMLGSAEAEQISTRAGQLGSVTLGDASVANLGPESRLVIVPEFGAKYRTLTVSGTARFRVASGNPEQFEARLGDVSVFSSGGVVTVRDYAEEMIRVVRVDSGSARIKVGDAEQTLAEGAAVTIDRDGNSQAASAADVQRELSWTENRLVMQELPVSDALQKLYRWYGLDIMLADSASAAKPVSMDVPLESSQAAISAIEQAAQLRFEWVNNRMTFQAATGRRAR; encoded by the coding sequence ATGTCGGCCACCTTCGCGCCCATTGACGCCGCAACCATCACCGCACTGAACGGTGGGAGCGAGCAGGCGCTGGAGACGATCTATCGCTCCAACTACGACTGGCTCCTGGCCCGTGCACTGGAACGGCTGAAGGGCGAGGACGCGGCCGCACCGCGGCTGCTCATCGCCACGCTGCGCGAGTTCTGGGCCGAGCGCGACGGCTTCCACAATAGCGGCGAGATCGAGGCCTTCTTCAACGAGGAGATGCGCCATCGCGCCCGCGCGACGCGCGCGCGTATGGCCGCGGTCCACCGTTTCGAGAAGGCCGAGGGGGTCCAGGCGAGCGCCCACGCCGCGCCGAGCGCCGATGCGATCTGGCGCGACCTGGTCGCGGAGCTGCACAAGCCGCAGGTCGACGCCGCGACCGCCGCCAAGCGGCGCCGTGAGCATAGCTCGCACGGGGTCGCCGAACACATCAACACCGTCGCCAAGCGCGGCAACTGGAAGACGCCCGTCATCATCGCCGTGGTCGCGGCCGTCATGGCATTGGGCGGCGCCTATTGGTTCGGTATGGCCAGCCGCGCCTCCGTCATCAACCAGATGCTCGGCTCGGCGGAGGCGGAGCAGATCTCGACTCGCGCCGGCCAGCTGGGCAGCGTGACCTTGGGCGACGCCAGCGTCGCCAACCTCGGTCCCGAGAGCCGGCTCGTCATCGTCCCCGAGTTCGGCGCCAAGTATCGCACGCTCACCGTCTCGGGTACTGCGCGATTCCGTGTGGCAAGCGGCAATCCCGAGCAGTTCGAGGCCAGGCTGGGCGACGTCTCCGTCTTCTCCTCCGGCGGTGTCGTCACGGTTCGTGACTATGCCGAGGAGATGATCCGCGTGGTGCGCGTCGACTCCGGCAGCGCCCGCATCAAGGTGGGTGATGCCGAGCAGACGCTTGCCGAAGGCGCGGCCGTGACCATCGACCGCGACGGCAACTCGCAGGCAGCCAGCGCCGCCGACGTCCAGCGCGAACTGAGCTGGACCGAGAATCGCCTCGTGATGCAGGAGCTTCCGGTCAGCGACGCGCTGCAGAAGCTGTATCGCTGGTACGGACTCGACATCATGTTGGCTGACTCCGCCTCAGCGGCGAAGCCCGTCTCGATGGATGTGCCACTTGAGTCGTCGCAGGCAGCCATCAGCGCCATCGAGCAGGCGGCGCAGCTGCGCTTCGAGTGGGTGAACAACCGGATGACGTTCCAGGCCGCGACCGGCCGCCGGGCGAGATGA
- a CDS encoding DsrE family protein — protein sequence MSRASDSGRLAALALAGTLVLPVGRLVAQQAPPAAGIERSGPVIRNGGMSAAVPDATFKIPDGHVFKVMWEINVGVDSLANQQLGTVARFYNLHARNGIPVERLHAAAVFHGTGWYALLTDSAHIARFGRPNPSRPLVEELLKQGARLAMCGQTAAFRGVKREELLPGVDLAISAMTALNVFYAEGYRLNPWR from the coding sequence GTGAGTCGCGCTTCGGACTCCGGCCGACTCGCGGCCCTCGCGTTGGCTGGAACCCTCGTCTTGCCGGTTGGCCGGTTGGTGGCGCAACAGGCGCCGCCGGCGGCGGGCATCGAGCGCAGCGGGCCGGTCATCCGCAACGGCGGGATGTCCGCCGCCGTGCCCGACGCCACGTTCAAGATCCCGGACGGCCACGTCTTCAAGGTGATGTGGGAGATCAACGTCGGCGTCGACTCCCTGGCCAACCAGCAGCTCGGCACCGTGGCGCGGTTCTACAACCTGCACGCGCGCAACGGGATCCCGGTCGAGCGCCTGCACGCGGCCGCGGTCTTCCACGGAACCGGTTGGTACGCGCTGCTCACGGATTCCGCGCACATTGCGCGATTCGGGCGCCCCAACCCCAGCCGGCCGTTGGTCGAGGAGCTGCTCAAGCAGGGCGCGCGTCTGGCGATGTGTGGGCAGACGGCGGCGTTCCGAGGCGTGAAGCGCGAGGAACTGCTGCCGGGTGTCGATCTCGCCATCAGCGCGATGACGGCGTTGAACGTGTTCTACGCCGAGGGATACCGCCTGAACCCCTGGCGCTGA
- a CDS encoding FxLYD domain-containing protein has product MSLSIRLSAVAALAALVPVTVAAQATECSVDLYKPSQLAQATIFIQQAANNPEGEDGAKALRDAARLLQDERRFASNPNGLAYAKGQMFILWLHQDDAPVSMTERDLNLGRDRERQIDLVHAADSMFSIVERAAPECEPDVDRWRQSKPWNERISEAYRLLNEGDVDGAEDFAKQAFQLDRRSPFVYNAFAQIAAKRNDVDGMLTQLDKAIELASKDTALAETTRQLQTQYAQTLQTQAMSESAGPVRNEKLAKAARMYIALGNNDPMGQDGPAYFSAAMDIASMTQNQALMAEILQPLKEDPSIYPDLTLLIAAETSRLLNKNDDAMAFYQAALEKNPNIRDANFFLAYMLIEAKKSAEALPMLERLKTLDPGNPDNLMMQTMAARQVAEAEQNTTRRAELIKNVEALMRQETAMQHRVQITRFERRAEGAVVSGSVENRGRAAKTFTLEFQFLDIEGNVVETLTTTTPSAEPNGMSEFEITATQPGIVAWKYVMK; this is encoded by the coding sequence ATGTCCCTTTCCATCCGCCTGTCCGCCGTCGCCGCGCTCGCCGCCCTGGTCCCCGTGACCGTGGCCGCGCAGGCCACTGAGTGCTCGGTGGACCTCTACAAGCCGTCGCAGCTCGCGCAGGCGACCATCTTCATCCAGCAGGCCGCCAACAATCCCGAGGGTGAGGACGGCGCCAAGGCCCTTCGCGACGCGGCCCGCCTCCTGCAGGACGAGCGCCGCTTCGCTTCGAACCCGAACGGGTTGGCCTACGCCAAGGGCCAGATGTTCATCCTCTGGCTGCACCAGGATGACGCGCCGGTCTCCATGACCGAACGCGACCTGAACCTCGGCCGCGACCGCGAGCGGCAGATCGACCTCGTGCACGCTGCCGACTCGATGTTCTCGATCGTCGAGCGCGCCGCGCCCGAATGCGAGCCCGATGTGGACCGCTGGCGGCAGTCGAAGCCCTGGAACGAGCGCATCAGCGAGGCGTACCGCCTGCTGAACGAGGGCGACGTCGATGGCGCGGAGGACTTTGCGAAGCAGGCCTTCCAGCTCGACCGCCGCTCGCCGTTCGTCTACAACGCCTTCGCGCAGATCGCCGCGAAGCGCAACGACGTGGACGGGATGCTCACACAGCTGGACAAGGCGATCGAACTCGCCTCGAAGGACACCGCGCTCGCCGAGACGACGCGCCAGCTCCAGACGCAGTACGCACAGACGCTGCAGACCCAGGCGATGTCGGAGTCGGCCGGCCCCGTGCGGAACGAGAAGCTGGCCAAGGCCGCCCGGATGTACATCGCGCTGGGCAACAACGATCCGATGGGCCAGGATGGTCCGGCCTACTTCTCGGCGGCGATGGACATCGCCTCGATGACGCAGAACCAGGCCTTGATGGCGGAGATCCTGCAGCCGCTGAAGGAAGACCCGTCGATCTATCCGGACCTCACACTGTTGATTGCGGCGGAGACCTCCCGGCTGCTCAACAAGAACGACGACGCGATGGCCTTCTACCAGGCCGCGCTGGAGAAGAACCCAAACATCCGCGACGCCAACTTCTTCCTCGCGTACATGTTGATCGAGGCCAAGAAGTCGGCGGAAGCGCTGCCGATGCTGGAGCGCCTGAAGACGCTGGACCCGGGCAACCCCGACAACCTGATGATGCAGACGATGGCCGCGCGCCAGGTCGCCGAGGCGGAGCAGAACACCACGCGCCGCGCCGAGCTCATCAAGAACGTCGAGGCCCTGATGCGTCAGGAGACGGCGATGCAGCACCGGGTGCAGATCACCCGCTTCGAGCGCCGCGCCGAGGGTGCGGTGGTGTCGGGGTCGGTGGAGAACCGAGGACGCGCCGCCAAGACGTTCACCCTGGAGTTCCAGTTCCTCGACATCGAGGGCAACGTGGTGGAGACGCTGACGACGACCACGCCGTCCGCCGAGCCGAACGGAATGTCGGAATTCGAGATCACGGCGACCCAGCCGGGCATCGTCGCCTGGAAGTACGTGATGAAGTGA
- a CDS encoding carboxypeptidase regulatory-like domain-containing protein: MSRALRRLRAAAGALVLLLSPAALLGQRVSGQVKLPGGATGGGGVIVVAQDSAGTEVLRVVTSDDGRYALPLPRAGYTRVVLERVGYERTVALEQAVAAGEIVSLDPTLGASVRVLPLRSSVAPSSCGNSAVDQTYVATLMDEVRKAITAAHLTSTRQGVVARWAVTDHRLAANARDTARFLIARRSGAPVAAFGTPVLGELQRSGYVVVAGKDRIFRGFDLTTLLSPWFASSYCFTAREGSATAFTVSFEPKERKRDYVDVEGTLLIERATMALQEINYRYVGLTSDEDKRDGGGRVGFARAAGGTWLVSDWFIRFPQVGFIELETFRSQDRARVLQPEVMGHELLSWQTTALLEGSRRIFMSEAAANDDREGPIRSACSERVIFARTGAARGRLTWQDRPVANSRIRATWRVAVDVGGEVPLWRDEIREAISSNRGDWVLCDLPALTTVELSWEVMGKKSSTSLRVDWNQLVTLDADGKPVP; this comes from the coding sequence ATGAGCCGCGCGCTCCGCCGCCTGAGGGCCGCAGCGGGGGCCCTCGTGTTGCTGCTGTCGCCAGCGGCCCTGCTCGGACAGCGTGTCTCCGGTCAGGTAAAGCTTCCCGGCGGCGCGACCGGCGGCGGAGGCGTGATTGTGGTTGCGCAGGACAGCGCGGGCACTGAAGTGCTGCGCGTTGTGACCAGCGACGACGGACGCTACGCCTTGCCCCTTCCGCGAGCGGGCTACACCCGCGTCGTGCTGGAGCGCGTTGGGTACGAGCGTACGGTCGCGCTGGAACAGGCGGTCGCGGCCGGCGAGATCGTGTCGCTGGATCCCACGCTGGGCGCCAGCGTTCGGGTGCTGCCGCTGCGCTCATCCGTGGCCCCGAGCTCCTGCGGCAACTCGGCCGTGGACCAGACTTACGTCGCGACTTTGATGGACGAGGTACGAAAGGCCATTACGGCGGCGCACCTCACGTCCACTCGGCAGGGCGTCGTCGCACGCTGGGCCGTGACCGACCACCGGCTCGCGGCCAACGCGCGCGATACGGCGCGCTTCCTGATCGCGCGCCGCAGTGGAGCGCCGGTCGCGGCGTTCGGCACTCCCGTATTGGGGGAGCTGCAGCGTTCCGGCTATGTGGTGGTCGCCGGCAAGGACCGGATCTTCCGCGGCTTCGACCTGACGACGTTGCTGTCGCCTTGGTTCGCGAGCTCCTACTGCTTCACGGCGCGCGAAGGGTCGGCGACCGCATTCACCGTGAGCTTCGAGCCGAAGGAACGGAAGCGGGACTACGTGGACGTCGAGGGCACCCTGCTTATTGAACGCGCTACGATGGCCCTGCAGGAGATCAACTACCGGTACGTAGGACTCACGTCGGATGAAGACAAGCGCGACGGAGGTGGGCGGGTCGGCTTCGCCCGTGCTGCCGGCGGTACCTGGCTGGTCTCCGACTGGTTCATCCGCTTCCCGCAGGTCGGGTTCATTGAGCTTGAGACCTTCCGCTCCCAGGACCGTGCCCGGGTGCTGCAACCCGAGGTGATGGGCCACGAGCTGTTGTCCTGGCAGACGACGGCACTGCTGGAAGGATCGCGACGCATCTTCATGAGCGAGGCGGCAGCCAATGACGATCGCGAAGGACCAATCCGCAGCGCCTGCTCGGAGCGAGTGATCTTTGCCCGCACCGGCGCGGCCCGCGGGCGCCTCACGTGGCAGGATCGGCCCGTGGCCAACTCCCGTATCCGCGCCACTTGGCGCGTCGCCGTCGACGTCGGTGGCGAAGTGCCCCTTTGGCGCGATGAGATCCGTGAGGCCATCAGCTCGAATCGCGGGGACTGGGTCCTCTGCGACCTACCCGCGCTGACCACGGTGGAGTTGTCCTGGGAAGTGATGGGCAAGAAGAGCAGCACGTCGCTACGCGTGGACTGGAACCAGTTGGTCACGCTCGACGCCGACGGGAAGCCGGTACCGTGA
- a CDS encoding class I SAM-dependent rRNA methyltransferase: protein MSRVQHAVVSTRGAKRWQGGHPWIFRSDVVERPAAPAGTVSVVDQAGRAIGAALWSPESEISLRMLSRDDAALAPTWWAERLRSALDRRHGLLDADTNACRLVHGEGDGLPSLVVDRYDRWLVVQLLSAGLEARRDTIVSVLRELSGAEGILARNDASVRAREGLPKAVEPLYGDVPATVEVREHGVRYLAAPHSGQKTGAFLDQREARVLVGSVARGRALDVFSYHGSFALHLARRADSVRAVDASGAALARVRENASLNGYTNIEPVEADAFDFLRAEERGGSRYETIVLDPPAFAKNRASLAGAVRGYRDINLRAMRLLAPGGVLYTASCSYHLGKSDFLAMIQEAAAHSGRRMILRGLTGQPVDHPEVLTIPETGYLKGALLEAGD from the coding sequence ATGTCGCGAGTTCAGCACGCAGTCGTCTCCACCCGCGGTGCCAAGCGCTGGCAGGGCGGGCATCCGTGGATCTTCCGTTCCGATGTGGTCGAGCGGCCGGCGGCGCCGGCAGGCACGGTCTCCGTGGTGGACCAGGCGGGCCGCGCGATCGGCGCGGCGCTGTGGAGCCCGGAGTCCGAGATCTCGCTGCGGATGCTTTCACGGGACGATGCGGCCCTCGCGCCCACCTGGTGGGCGGAGCGCCTACGCAGCGCCTTGGACCGTCGCCACGGTTTGCTTGATGCGGACACGAATGCCTGTCGCCTGGTACACGGCGAAGGCGACGGCCTGCCGTCGCTCGTGGTAGATCGCTACGACCGATGGCTGGTGGTGCAGTTGCTCTCGGCGGGACTCGAGGCGCGGCGCGACACGATTGTTTCGGTGCTGCGGGAGCTGAGTGGCGCCGAGGGCATCCTCGCGCGCAACGACGCGTCGGTTCGTGCGCGCGAGGGCCTTCCGAAGGCGGTGGAGCCGTTGTATGGCGATGTGCCGGCGACGGTGGAGGTTCGCGAGCACGGCGTGCGGTACCTCGCCGCGCCACACAGCGGCCAGAAGACCGGCGCGTTCCTCGACCAGCGGGAGGCGCGCGTGCTCGTGGGCAGCGTGGCGCGTGGTCGGGCGCTCGACGTGTTCAGTTACCACGGGTCCTTCGCACTGCACCTGGCCCGGCGTGCGGATTCGGTACGCGCGGTGGATGCCAGTGGCGCGGCGCTCGCACGCGTGCGGGAGAATGCATCGCTGAACGGCTACACGAACATCGAGCCGGTGGAGGCCGATGCGTTCGACTTCCTGCGTGCGGAGGAACGTGGCGGCTCACGTTACGAGACTATCGTGTTGGATCCACCGGCGTTCGCGAAGAACCGCGCCTCGCTGGCGGGTGCTGTGCGCGGCTACCGCGACATCAACCTGCGGGCGATGCGCCTGCTCGCGCCCGGCGGCGTGCTGTATACGGCGAGCTGCTCCTACCATCTCGGCAAGTCGGACTTCCTGGCGATGATCCAGGAGGCGGCGGCACACAGTGGACGCCGGATGATCCTGCGCGGGCTGACCGGGCAGCCGGTGGATCATCCCGAGGTGCTGACGATCCCCGAGACGGGTTACCTCAAGGGCGCGTTGCTGGAGGCGGGTGACTGA
- the mltG gene encoding endolytic transglycosylase MltG — MRSAARWRRFCVATGVAVVAGFAAACGTDDRTQVTVNIRKGSNFPEAAESLAAHGVIKNPRLFGFYASRLGRDRSIRYGMYLLERGSSWSDVLDALEKGEGMVTRVRIIEGWALWDIVPELATKLEVPEESVQVVVRDTALLRRLRVPRGIRDMEGYLFPDTYDLPVGATARQAIIYMIRRFEQVWTPEWEARAAERKMTRHQVVTLASIVEKEVRQGAERPTVAGVYSNRLTRGMLLQADPTIQFALKRRRPARVLFRDLRVDSPYNTYRRAGLPPGPIASPGAKSIEAALYPADVDFLYFVAHPDGHHEFRRTYREHLEAIRMVRDIARRDTLERRRQAAQARVDSALSAAAATKVPTKAPSDAATKTATKVPPDTTGRQRAP; from the coding sequence ATGCGTAGCGCCGCGCGCTGGCGGCGCTTCTGCGTGGCGACCGGCGTGGCAGTGGTCGCCGGCTTCGCGGCGGCCTGCGGCACCGACGACCGCACACAGGTCACCGTGAATATCCGGAAGGGCTCGAACTTCCCGGAGGCCGCCGAGTCGCTGGCGGCGCACGGCGTGATCAAGAACCCGCGTCTCTTCGGCTTCTACGCATCGCGGCTCGGGCGCGACCGCAGCATCCGCTACGGGATGTACCTGCTGGAGCGTGGATCCTCCTGGAGCGACGTGTTGGACGCACTGGAGAAGGGCGAGGGGATGGTGACCCGCGTGCGCATCATCGAGGGCTGGGCGCTGTGGGACATCGTGCCAGAGCTCGCAACGAAGCTTGAGGTGCCCGAGGAGTCGGTGCAGGTGGTGGTGCGCGACACGGCACTGCTGCGGCGTCTGCGCGTGCCACGAGGGATCCGGGACATGGAAGGCTATCTGTTCCCGGACACTTATGACTTACCGGTAGGCGCGACGGCGCGCCAGGCGATCATCTACATGATCCGCCGCTTCGAACAGGTGTGGACGCCGGAGTGGGAAGCGCGCGCCGCCGAGCGGAAGATGACGCGCCACCAAGTGGTGACCTTGGCGTCGATTGTCGAAAAGGAAGTGCGGCAGGGCGCGGAGCGGCCGACCGTGGCCGGCGTGTACTCCAACCGCCTCACGCGCGGCATGCTGCTTCAGGCCGACCCGACGATTCAGTTCGCATTGAAGCGTCGGCGTCCGGCGCGTGTGCTCTTCCGCGACCTGCGCGTGGACTCGCCCTACAACACGTATCGACGGGCTGGCCTGCCGCCGGGCCCCATTGCCTCGCCGGGTGCGAAGTCGATCGAAGCGGCGCTGTATCCGGCCGACGTGGACTTCCTGTACTTCGTGGCGCATCCGGACGGACACCACGAGTTCCGACGCACGTATCGCGAGCACCTCGAGGCCATCCGGATGGTGCGCGACATCGCGCGGCGTGACACGCTGGAGCGTCGGCGGCAGGCGGCGCAGGCGCGGGTGGACTCGGCGCTGAGTGCCGCCGCGGCAACGAAGGTCCCGACCAAGGCGCCCAGCGATGCCGCCACAAAGACGGCGACCAAGGTGCCGCCCGACACGACCGGCCGGCAACGCGCGCCTTAG
- the rho gene encoding transcription termination factor Rho, with amino-acid sequence MEIASLRHMSVDELQALGASLGVDTDGRQPPEDLSLRVKRALLATGEPLIAEGALELVKGGHGFLRSPEHSYLAGPDDVYVSSAQIRRLGIRTGDMVRGLVRPAKAWEKFLALMQVESINGLPPEQAAQRVPFDALKPRYPDQRIRLESKSGGLSMRVADLIAPLGKGQRGLIVAPPRAGKTLFLQRMANAIAENHPEIELIVLLIDERPEEVTDFIATVPEAEVVASTFDEMPKRHVQVAEMVIERAKRLVEAGRDVVILLDSITRLARAHNAVIPMSGKILSGGVDAKAMEKPKRFFGAARRIENGGSLTIVATALVNTGSRMDEVIFEEFKGTGNQEIVLDRDIANRRIYPAVEINKSGTRKEELLLTDKERNRIFLLRHFLGDMPPEEATQFLLRKLAVTATNEEFFQKMAEGG; translated from the coding sequence GTGGAAATCGCTTCCCTCCGCCACATGTCGGTGGACGAGTTGCAGGCCCTCGGTGCCTCGCTGGGCGTGGACACCGACGGGCGACAGCCCCCCGAGGATCTCTCGCTTCGCGTGAAGCGTGCGCTGCTCGCGACAGGCGAGCCGTTGATCGCCGAGGGCGCGCTGGAGCTGGTGAAGGGTGGTCACGGGTTTCTCCGCAGTCCGGAGCACAGCTACCTCGCCGGGCCGGACGATGTGTACGTGTCCTCGGCACAGATCCGCCGACTGGGTATCCGCACGGGTGACATGGTGCGCGGCCTCGTGCGGCCAGCCAAGGCCTGGGAGAAGTTCCTGGCCCTGATGCAGGTGGAGAGCATCAACGGCTTGCCGCCGGAGCAGGCGGCGCAGCGCGTCCCCTTCGACGCGCTTAAGCCTCGGTATCCCGACCAACGCATCCGACTCGAGTCCAAGTCTGGCGGACTGTCGATGCGCGTGGCCGACTTGATTGCGCCGCTGGGCAAGGGGCAACGCGGGTTGATCGTCGCTCCGCCGCGCGCGGGCAAGACGCTGTTTCTCCAGCGGATGGCGAACGCGATTGCCGAGAACCATCCGGAGATCGAGCTGATCGTGCTGTTGATCGACGAGCGGCCGGAGGAAGTGACCGACTTCATCGCGACGGTACCCGAGGCGGAAGTCGTGGCCTCCACCTTCGACGAGATGCCGAAGCGGCACGTGCAGGTGGCGGAGATGGTGATCGAGCGGGCGAAGCGCCTGGTCGAGGCCGGGCGTGACGTGGTGATCCTGCTGGACTCGATCACGCGTTTGGCGCGGGCGCACAACGCGGTGATCCCGATGTCGGGCAAGATCCTCTCGGGCGGCGTGGACGCGAAGGCGATGGAGAAGCCCAAGCGTTTCTTTGGCGCGGCGCGGCGCATCGAGAACGGCGGCTCGCTGACCATCGTGGCGACGGCACTGGTGAACACCGGCTCACGCATGGACGAGGTGATCTTCGAGGAGTTCAAGGGCACGGGCAACCAGGAAATCGTCCTCGACCGGGACATCGCGAACCGCCGGATCTATCCGGCCGTGGAGATCAACAAGTCGGGGACGCGCAAGGAAGAGCTGCTGCTCACGGACAAGGAGCGGAACCGCATCTTCCTGCTGCGACACTTCCTCGGCGACATGCCGCCCGAGGAGGCGACGCAGTTCCTGCTGCGCAAGCTGGCGGTGACCGCGACGAACGAGGAGTTCTTCCAGAAGATGGCCGAGGGCGGCTGA
- a CDS encoding TldD/PmbA family protein, translating into MSAPKRLRDGIPAGAVLSRADAQAIAERVMKFSKADGIDVNLASNHTTNVRFADNQMSTAGALTDGGLVVQSWFGPKHAVVTTNDLSEASLRRCVEESERLARLAPDDPEAMPLVEPQQYRPVEAFIDATANIGAAERAQAAMSALGPARRAGDLKAAGFLVMGANATALANSAGMFAYHNGTNVNYTLTVRTTDGTGSGWAAADHPDWRQIDFNAVSSRAIDKARSSRQPAAVEPGRYTVILEPQAVGDLVQLVAFYADARLADEGRSPFSKQGGGNKVGEKIVDTRVTMFSDPADPQLLAQPFDGEGMPLARQVWIENGELKQLQTSRFWAKKQGRTPTGGATSLKMAGGSSSVDEMIRSTERGILVTRLWYLREVDPRTILYTGLTRDGTFLIEQGRISRSIRNLRFNESPLFMLNNLEMLGRAERLAGTEAGGSVVMPALKVRDFTFTSLSEAV; encoded by the coding sequence ATGAGCGCACCCAAGCGACTCCGCGACGGCATTCCGGCGGGAGCGGTGCTCTCCCGCGCGGACGCGCAGGCCATTGCCGAACGCGTGATGAAGTTCTCCAAGGCCGACGGCATCGACGTGAACCTCGCGTCGAACCACACGACCAACGTCCGCTTCGCCGACAACCAGATGAGCACGGCCGGCGCGCTGACGGACGGTGGGTTGGTGGTGCAGAGCTGGTTCGGCCCGAAGCACGCGGTGGTGACGACCAACGACCTGTCGGAGGCCAGCCTCCGCCGCTGCGTGGAGGAGAGCGAGCGTCTGGCGCGCCTCGCGCCCGACGATCCCGAAGCGATGCCCTTGGTCGAGCCGCAGCAGTACCGGCCGGTCGAGGCGTTCATCGACGCGACGGCCAACATCGGCGCCGCGGAGCGCGCGCAGGCCGCGATGTCGGCCTTGGGACCGGCGCGCCGCGCCGGCGACCTCAAGGCGGCGGGTTTCCTCGTGATGGGCGCGAACGCCACCGCGCTGGCCAACAGCGCCGGAATGTTCGCGTACCACAACGGGACGAACGTGAATTACACGCTCACCGTGCGCACCACGGACGGCACCGGCAGCGGTTGGGCGGCGGCCGACCATCCCGACTGGCGGCAGATCGACTTCAACGCCGTGTCGTCGCGCGCGATCGACAAGGCGCGCAGTTCGCGGCAGCCAGCCGCCGTCGAACCCGGTCGCTACACGGTGATTCTCGAGCCGCAGGCCGTCGGCGACCTCGTGCAACTGGTGGCGTTCTACGCCGACGCGCGTCTTGCCGATGAGGGACGCTCGCCGTTTTCGAAGCAGGGGGGCGGTAACAAAGTCGGGGAGAAGATCGTCGATACGCGGGTGACGATGTTCTCCGATCCTGCCGATCCGCAGTTGCTGGCGCAGCCGTTCGATGGCGAGGGCATGCCGCTCGCCCGCCAGGTGTGGATCGAGAACGGTGAACTGAAGCAGTTGCAGACGTCGCGCTTCTGGGCGAAGAAGCAGGGACGCACGCCAACCGGCGGTGCGACGTCGCTGAAGATGGCCGGCGGTTCGAGTTCGGTGGACGAGATGATCCGAAGCACCGAACGCGGCATCCTGGTCACGCGATTGTGGTATTTGCGCGAAGTCGATCCACGCACCATTCTTTATACAGGCTTGACACGCGACGGGACTTTCCTTATCGAACAGGGAAGAATTTCGCGTTCAATTCGGAATTTGCGGTTCAATGAGTCGCCGTTGTTCATGCTGAACAATCTGGAAATGCTCGGCCGGGCAGAGCGACTCGCAGGGACGGAAGCAGGTGGCAGCGTGGTGATGCCGGCCCTGAAGGTGCGAGACTTTACGTTTACCAGCCTGTCCGAGGCTGTTTGA
- the aroH gene encoding chorismate mutase gives MKRRPERPRGVRAVRGATTVSADRPELIREAVTELLEAVLDDNDLVPADIISAVFTATPDLISEFPAYAARLYGWTDIPLLCAQELPVPGALTHCIRVLVHAECRLARNEVRHVYLRDAVLLRADLMAD, from the coding sequence ATGAAGCGTCGCCCCGAACGTCCTCGCGGCGTGCGCGCCGTCCGCGGCGCCACAACCGTCAGCGCCGACCGCCCCGAGCTGATCCGCGAGGCGGTCACCGAGTTGCTGGAGGCGGTGCTCGACGACAACGACCTCGTCCCCGCCGACATCATCTCCGCCGTCTTCACCGCGACGCCCGATCTCATCAGCGAGTTTCCAGCCTACGCGGCGCGACTCTACGGCTGGACGGACATCCCGCTGCTCTGCGCGCAGGAACTGCCGGTGCCGGGCGCGTTGACGCACTGCATCCGTGTGCTGGTCCACGCCGAGTGCCGGCTGGCGCGCAATGAAGTCCGGCACGTGTACCTGCGCGACGCCGTGCTGCTCCGCGCCGACCTGATGGCGGACTAA
- the ruvX gene encoding Holliday junction resolvase RuvX has protein sequence MRRARRWVAIDLGDRRIGLAVSDPTGMIASPAGHVVRRAGKRPPLTALLARVRELEGEGLVVGLPLDGQGEDTPRAAEARRLAQELSTRLGLPAELVDERFSTAAALRAVQEMEGSTRGRKGDVDALAATVLLQHALRAMELQESPAESGGVADA, from the coding sequence ATGCGACGCGCGCGTCGGTGGGTGGCGATCGACCTCGGCGATCGGCGCATCGGGCTCGCAGTGAGCGACCCGACGGGCATGATTGCCTCGCCGGCCGGGCACGTGGTGCGGCGCGCTGGAAAGCGTCCACCGTTGACGGCACTGTTGGCCCGCGTTCGCGAGTTGGAGGGCGAGGGATTGGTGGTGGGACTCCCACTCGACGGCCAGGGTGAGGACACGCCGCGTGCGGCGGAGGCGCGACGACTGGCGCAGGAACTCTCGACCCGGCTTGGCCTTCCCGCCGAGTTGGTCGACGAACGCTTCTCGACGGCGGCGGCACTGCGCGCGGTGCAGGAGATGGAGGGTTCGACGCGCGGCCGGAAGGGCGACGTGGATGCGTTGGCGGCGACAGTGCTGCTGCAGCACGCGCTGCGGGCGATGGAGCTGCAGGAGTCGCCGGCCGAGTCCGGTGGGGTCGCGGATGCGTAG